The Chryseobacterium phocaeense genome includes the window TTGGGAGGAAGAAAAAACATCAGGACCCGTGTTCTTTTTGAATCCAGTGAAAGAACGCTTCTGAAGCAGGTTCCCAACTATGTAGACCTTAAGGAAATTGCCAGTGTGGACAGCCTTGGACAAATGGAAAAGCCAAGTACGCCAAAGATCTTTGCAGTGGCATTGGAAGGGAAGTTTAATTCTGCTTACGCTTCAAGAATCGAAAGAAAAGGCTATCCCGGTTTTAAAAGCCAGAGCCCTGAAAATAAAATGATCGTGATTGCTGACGGAGATGTCGGAAGAAATAAAATGCACAAAGGTGAGCCGCTTCCGATGGGAATTGACCGCCTGACGAATCAGGAGTTCGGAAACGAACAGTTCCTGAGAAATGCTTTGGATTATCTTCTGGACGACAGCAACCTGATGGCGCTCAGAAATAGGAATATTGAAGAAAGACTTCTCGACAGAAACCGCATTACGGAAGAAAAAACAAACTGGCAGTGGCTGAATCTGCTCTTACCTTTGGTAGTCATCGGCCTTCTGGGAGGATTGTTCTTCTGGATGAGGAAAAAGAAGTTTGGATAATATAAAAAGAGAAGCCGTGAGGTTTCTCTTTTTTATTATTTACCTGAGTTCGGGATAAGAGATTTCTGTTTTTATCATTTGGTAAGGAAGTCTGAGGGCAGAAGAGGGAAGTTATTGAAGTCTGAAAGCAGAAGTTTAAAACAATTTTATTCATTTTTAAAGCCAGCTTTATCAAATTCTATGGCTGGTGTTTAATATGAATGTCTGGTATTAACTTCCAGCCTCATTCTTCCAGCTTCCAGCCAACTTCACCTTAAATTTCTTATCCCGAACTTAAGTTATTTATGAAATAATGAGGATATCTGTTTATGTATTTGAATATTTGAAAGGAATATTGACGATATCAGTTACCTTTTCTCCCCGGTTATTTTTTCCGGCTTCCCATTTAATCTTATCGGTGGCTTTTTCAGCTGCTTTTTTCACTTCGGCTTTGAAAACCTCATTCCCGCCGTAAGTTGAAACATTTAATACATTGCCTTCAGGATTTACTTTCACGATAATTTTTGTAATCATCAATTTATCAAGGGACTTAAGGGCATCTTTGTTTATATTTTTCCTGATATTTTCAATAAATGCCTTATTTCCACCGGGATACTGAGCCGGAAAAGCAACGGTAGGAGGTGGTGGAACCGACATGTCCTGAGGCTGCCGGGATTCAAATTTGTCTTTAACTTTTTCTTCTTTCTTTACTTTTTGTGCAAACCCGATTCCGAACATGAACATCAGAATCAGTAAGATTATTTTTTTCATAGTAATTGTGATTATTAATGAAAATGACAGGATCAATATAAAGAATGAATAGCCTTTTTACAAGAGCTATTCATTCTCATTGCTTAATTAGCACCAAAATCCGCCACCGCAGGCATAATTATGGCAGCTGGTACCTCCTGTTGAAGGCGGACACATTCCCCAGCCATAGCTTCCGTCGTCATTAGCGTGACATAATTTCCATCCGTCACAAGGAGCTGCTACTGCTCCGCTTAGTGCCTTCATTTGGTTTCTTGAAAGTTTTTTTAAATTTCTCATGATAATTTGTTTTTGGTTTTTCCTACTCTTTTGAAGCTTTTCGGATTCCGCTTATACAAATCCTAAGGTAGTGAATTTATTATTCCATTTCTGTTTTTTTTTAATAAAAATAATAATTAAGTTATTGGTGTATAGTGTTTTATCGTAATACCGGGCTTTCCGGAGCATGCAGTACAAAAAAAGAGAAACAATTGTTTCTCTTTAAAAATATATCTGATGTTATTAAAACAGATTAATTCTCCAAAACCGGAATAATATGTTCCCATTTCAGCTGTTTCGCATAGTCAAGGGCCGTTTTTCCTTTCCCTGATCTTGCATTTTTATCAACTCCGGCTTCCAGAGCAATTTTCACTGAGGTCAGGTTTCCTGCAATGGTTTCCCTGTGCAGAAGCGTCAGCCCGTTTTCATCCGTATTGGTCAGCTCTTCCGGGTATTCCTGAAAGAATTTCTGGAATTCGCCATTCATATTTTTGCTCATAGGATGCTCCGTCAGGTTTTCGGGGTGCTCCTTTTGTCCGTTCACGATTAAAATATCATTGAAATCTCCGAAATCCAGCTGCCAGGCATCATCGTGCTCCTTTCTTTCATTTTCAGGCATATCGGCCCGCATTTTATGGATGGTAAATCCGCCGTAAGTTCTAGGTAAAGGACTTTCGGAGGAAGAGAACAATTTTGAAAGACCTTTTGGTTTTTTTACGTCAGGAGTAATCGCAAACAACCAATCGCTGATCTCACTGAGCGGAATTTCAAAATAATCCCCGGCTTTGATATTCGTAAGCTTATTTGGTTCATTGATGAGAAATCCGCTCACCGTTTCACCATCGAAATCAATTTCGTTAATCCACATATGTTCAACAATATCTTCTCCCGTTTCAGCATCTTTTTCACTGAATGATGCTTTTACACAGGAAAGATCAAGTGCCGGAATAATTCTTCTGTTTTCCCAGGATTGCTCCCTCCAGAAATATTTAAAGGTTTCTCTTGCTTTTTCATAGGCTTCAATCATCTTGGGATCCTGTCCGTCAGTGAATATAAAGGAATTCTCTTCCATAATAATAATGAGTTAATATTAAGTATTGATTACTGATAGTAATGCCGGGTTTAAAAGTTTTCTGAAACCCTTAAACCCGGCATTTTATTTTGATTAAAAATACAAAAAACAATAAAAACTAAAAAGCTATTGTTTTATATTTTTGTCTGATTATAGTATTTAATATTCTTTTTCAGCTGTTTTTGGAAGCAGTGCGGCTGTTTTGTAATAGCTAATATCTGCATCAATCCGGTTTTGCAGATCCTTAAAACTAGCGTATTCATAATGTTCCCATTCCATATCATTATCTGGATTCGGGGTTTTATCTATCGCCAGTTCAAGTTTTCCGTCTTCCTGATAGCTGAATTCTATGGCGGCATATTTTTCGCCGTTTTCATCAAGATCATACCAGCATTTTGTTGTTCTTTCCGGCACCGGTTTCAGGGTTTCGTTGTCAAGGATCTGGGAGCAGATAAAATTTTCAGGATCATCCTCATAGAAAACGGTCTTTGAAATCAATGGTTTTTCATCTACAGCCAGTGAATACATTTTGTTCGTTGCAATAATGAAATTTCCCGCAGATTCTCTTCTTTCAATATCAAAAAGGTCAGATTTTTCTTTCAGATAATTGATGATTTGCTGCTCATTTTCGTCGTCACTCATGTAATAATTAATGCTGTAAATCTCATCTTCGGAAAGAAATTCTATCTCTTTCAGTACGTCAGAATCTTTTTCGTAATAGTATAAATGATAATCATCAAGTTTTTCAGCTTTTGCTTTTGAAATCACTTCTCCAAAAATGTTTTTGTATACTTTTCTCATGCTTAGTTCGTTTAATGTTTTTAGTGTTGTCATCGTGTTTATATCAAAGGGAATCAGGGGTGTTTTGCAAACCCTGAAATCCTCCATACGCTTAGATGGAATTATCTTAATTTGGTTAAGTTGGCTTTGGTAATTTTTTATGCAGTTTTTTACGCACAAATTCTTCAGGATTACTGATCCTGAAATCTGAAGCCGTTTTTATAGTTTCGGTGGAAATTTGTTAGGTGGCATGCAGGTATCCCGGGCGGCATTTATATCCGCTGCATGAGTTATAGGGTCTTTATTCTGGTTGTCTGGATGACGTACCATTTATATTTTTTCCCATAGGCATGGATGCTGTCCACGAGCTTAAAACTCTCATTTCTATACTCAATTTTCATGGGGTTCGTTTTTCTAGCTTCAAATATATTTAAAATCAGAGAATTAAAGAATAATATTTGATTTTTTTTAACGATGATTTTTTGAAAATAGTTTCCGCAAATTTCAAAAAGCACGTAAATAAGCGCTGGAAGGGCAATTTAAAATCTTAAAAAGAGACAATAATATTTTATGTATTCCTTTTCACGGTGTTGAACAAAAAATATATAGCACGATTATTGGCAGTATATGATTTGATTTCGTGCAATTTTTAACCCTCTTTTCCTTGTTGCGAACAGAAATCTTTATCTGAAATGAGAATGTGTTGTTTTACACATCCTTGATGAAGTCTTCATATTCATAGTAAAACTGTTCAAAGCCATCCATTTTTTCCTGGAAAAATTCGAAAATTTCCTGCCAGGTGTTTTTATTGAATATGGAAACATTCTGTTTTTCAGTCCAGATCCTGCTGATTATTTTTCCATTATCAAGCGTATAATATTCTTCCTTTTGAAAATCACCAATAAAATCTTTCAGAATATCTTCCAGAGACCAGATCTTTTCATAGTAAGCATTCCTGAAAATTTCATCCTTCATTTCTATATCCAGAGAAACCTCTGCTTTTTTATTATCAGCATAGAATTTAAATGAAAGATCCTTGATTTTGGTATCATACAAAAGCCATTTTCTCGGAAAAGATTTTCCAAATGCCGTCCAAAACTCCTTTTTTAACTGTTGTGCTTCCTGTTTACTGAACATAGGAGCAAACTTAAGGATTTAATGGGAAAAAGGCAAAGAAAGCGAAGAAAGCTGAGAAAGCAAAAAGGCAAAAGGGCAAAGTCGCAAAGAGGTAAATGGGCAAATTTGCACATTAGCTTATCCGCCACTTCAGTCTTCGTCTTCTCAGCTTTCTCAGCTTTCTTTGCTCTATCACCCTTCGCCTTTTACCTTTTCGCCATTTCGCGATTTAGCCATTTCGCTGTTTTGCCCTTTTGCCTTTCAACAACCATTTATCTATTTCAAACTATTTTCTTACTTTTGCTGTAATGCTTTCAAAAAAATCCCAATATGCTTTTAAAGCGCTTTCATACCTGGTAGAAAAAAGGAATGATGGCCCGGTTCTTATATCCGAAATTGCGGAACATAAAAAGATCCCTTTGAAATTTTTAGAGAATATCCTGCTGGAATTAAAAAAAGCAGATATTCTGGACAGTAAAAAAGGAAAAGGAGGGGGCTATTTCTTCCGTGAAAATCCGGAAAATGTGAAATTGGCCAAGATCATCCGTTTGGTTAATGGCCCAATCGCCATGCTGCCATGTGTCAGTCTGAATTTCTACGAAAAATGTGAAGATTGCAATGAAGACCACTGTGGGCTGCACGATGTGCTCATTGAGGTTCGTGACGCGTCACTGAATATTCTCGAGAAAAAAACGCTGATGGATCTGGTGGATTAACCCGGTCCTTTTTTTTGAATAATTAGTCTACTTTTTTGGTAGGGTAATATTTTTGTTTCATATTTGCAGTACTCCAAATCATTCACTCACCTCAGACTGGGCTTAGAACAGTTGTAAAAGTTTGATATTACCATATGATTATTTCAAGAAAAATTCAGATAAGGCTCAATGTATTCCTGGTTACAGCTGCTGTATTGCTGATCACTGTTTTATCCATGCACGAATTGGGGTACACAGATGAACTGCTGAATATTCTGGCCAAAGACAACTATATTTTTTACTGGATGATGCTGGTAGGTGTTTTTGCAGAGATTGTGGCCGGGTCAATGGGAATGGGCTATGGGGTAATCTGTACAACAACGCTTTTATTTCTGAATATCCCGCCTCATATCGTAAGTGCCAGTATCCATTCTGCGGAAAGCTTTACGACGGCTGCAGGAAGCCTGAGCCATATTAAACTTAAAAACGTAAGCAAAAGTCTGGTGAAAAAATTGGCGGTTCCGGCTGTGATCGGGGCTGTGATCGGTGCGGTGAGCCTAACGTATCTGGGTGAATATTATGCCAAGATCACAAAGACCATTATTGCTTTTTACACTCTGTATCTGGGAATTCAGATTCTTTCCAATGCTTTTAAAGAGAAACAGGACCGGGCCATGAAGAGAAAAACTAATCTCACCCGGCTTGGAGTGATAGGAGGATTCATAGATTCATTTGCCGGTGGAGGCTGGGGACCTTTGGTAACAGGAACTCTGATCAAGAATGCATTTACACCCAGATTTGCTGTTGGAAGTTCCACAGTTGCCAAATTTATTCTGACGATAACCGCAGCAGTCACTTTTTTCCTTACACTCGGAATTCAGCACTGGAACATTATTCTGGGTCTTCTGATTGGTGGAATTATCACGGCTCCTTTCTCTGCCATGCTTACGGCTAAACTGCCTGTGAAGAAGATGTTTCTGGTGATCGGAATCCTGGTTATTGTGATGAGTTGTATAACTATTTATAAATCAGTTTTTAAATAAAAAATACTGCTTTTTGCGTAAAATATAAGCTTCAAAAATGTTTCAGGTTTTGAAAATATTCTACTTTTACATCTCTAAATAACAGAACATGAATTTACATATCGTAGCGCTTTTTAAGTTTAATGAAAACTATTTGATGGACGCTGTGGAACTTTTTCAAAAACTTGTGAAGGAAACCAGAAAAGAAGAAGGCTGCCTTCAGTACGACCTTATAGAAGATAAAGATAATAAAGGAACATTCTTCTTGGTTGAACTTTGGGAAACCGTAGACCACCACACCAGACACAATGGACAGGACCATTTACTGGATTTCAGAAAAGAGGCTTCAAAAATGATGGAAAGCTCGGCGGAGGTGTATAAGGGGTTTAAGATTTATTGAGAAACTTAAGATTTAAAAATTAAAAGATTAAAAGATTTAAGAATTAAGGGATTAAGTGGTGGTGGGATGTTCATTGCTTTTTTTATGAGGTCTTAATTTCTTAATTTTTTTCAAGCAAAAGCGGCTTCAGAAACTGAAACCGCCTTTTGATTAGAAAAAATAGAAAGTATTAAAATTTTAAGTTATTTTACAATGAGTTTTTTTGTTTCCGTGCTGCCCCCGAATGTAATTTTTACCAGATAGTTTCCGGCTGTAAGATGAGACAGGTTAAGGTCCTGCTTGTATAAGCCTGCCTGGTTGGTAAGTTCTGCACTGTGTACTTTTTTACCGGTAAGGTCATATACTTCAATGCTTCCCTTGTTATCCGCTTTTTCTTTAACATCGAACAGGACAGTCACTTTTTTGTCAGCAGCCGTAGGGTTTGGATAGATCCCGAATGACGCTTTTTTGCTTACTTCCGTGATTCCCAAGGTAGCTGTGATCTTTTTGTATTTGAAATACATATTACCGGTTTGCATACCTTCATTGGAAATAAAATACAATCTGTAATAGTCTGAACCCTGTTTGATATAATATACAGCATCGTTATACACGCCTGAAGTTGGCTTCCATGAATGACCGATAGCCGTGATATTACTGGAGAATGCATTAGCAGCCGGAATAGTAGATACTGCAGTTTCCTGGGTCTCAGGTCTTACTTTTGCTACCGTGATGTTAGGGTTTTGGATAACCCCGGCCATTCTGTATTTCATGGTCTGTGGATTTCCCTGTGGATCGACATAAGCATAATCTGTATAATATCTTGTGAACATTAAATCCCAGCTTGCTCTGGCAGGTTCAAGATTGGGAACCTTTTCTCCTGTAGTAAATGAGAAATAATTGAAATAAGCATCATCCGATCCGTTGGCAACTGTTTTTGTCTGTGTGGCATCCCAGGAAGAAGTAGCGGTATTCCATTTTGCGTATTTAAAAGTGTAACCCCCGTAGTAATCTTCAATCATAAATTTAACAGATGCTCCTGAAGCGTACTGCATAATAAAGATCACCTTTCCTTCTATGTGGTGATTTCCAGGGTTATATGCTCCCCATCCATATGCTGCAGAGCCCTGTTCAAAAGCCCCTTCCTGTATAGATGTGGTATTGTCAAGATTAAAAAGAGGAGCGCCATAAGTAGCAATACTGTTAGTTGTGATGCTGTTCCAGTCCGCAGGATTGGCAGATGCCTGGTATACCTTTATATCATAGGCGTCATTAACCCTTGTACCAAAGTTTGTTGCAGATGCTCTGTAAAAAGCTACATCCCATGAATTGGCAGGCTGTGATACTACATTGTTGGCACTTAAATCGAAAAATACACGGTTCTGGTAGCTGGCTCCCATAGACATATTAACCGTAGTATATCCATTGGCATCTGTTTGTGCCAGTACTGTTTGTTGAACCGATAGTGCAAACAAAGAAGTCAAAAGTAGTTTTGTTTTCATAACAATTAAAATTTTAATACGTTTCTTATTTAGAATGATTCCACAAAAGTAGATAATTATTTTTAATCATTCTAAATAAAAACATGATTTTTATCGTGTTTTTATTTTAATCTGTGATAAAACCTCTTGTGCTGACTATAAAAAAAGAGCCGGCTGGAAATCTTCCAGCCGGCTCCTATAAAGGCGTACTGTCTAATAAACCTTATTTTTTGATGAATTTAGATTTTACTACAGAACCTTCCGCAGTTTCGATCAGCATATAATAAACTCCGGAGTGAAGACCGCTGATATCAAATTTCTGTCCTTTTAATTTTCCTTCCGCAGCTTTTTGGCCTGCAGCAGAGTAAATCTGGATATTTTTTGGATCTTTTTTCGTTATAAACTCCAGTGCAGTCTGATCTGCATTCACTGCAAATTTAATTTCACCTGTCGACTTGTTGTTATCTCTTACTCCTAATGAAGAAGATGTATTGTACACTACATTATCAATAAGGATAGCAGCATGATTTGCATTCCCGATAAACTTGAAGGCAATATACTGTTGTGCTGACGCAGGAACAGTATAGGTTAAGGTTTGAGGAGTAGTGGAAGTAATATCAACTGTTGACCCAAGTGCAGTAAAACTTGACATATCACTGTTGCTTGAAACCAGACCTGCCTGAATAGAACCCGCGCCACCCGAACCAGTAGTAAGAGCTACAGAAAATGATAATGATTTTGTTCCGTCTGGTACGGTTATCTGTGGTGTAATTGCATAGAATGGTATGTTA containing:
- a CDS encoding bacteriocin-like protein: MRNLKKLSRNQMKALSGAVAAPCDGWKLCHANDDGSYGWGMCPPSTGGTSCHNYACGGGFWC
- a CDS encoding DUF2314 domain-containing protein — translated: MEENSFIFTDGQDPKMIEAYEKARETFKYFWREQSWENRRIIPALDLSCVKASFSEKDAETGEDIVEHMWINEIDFDGETVSGFLINEPNKLTNIKAGDYFEIPLSEISDWLFAITPDVKKPKGLSKLFSSSESPLPRTYGGFTIHKMRADMPENERKEHDDAWQLDFGDFNDILIVNGQKEHPENLTEHPMSKNMNGEFQKFFQEYPEELTNTDENGLTLLHRETIAGNLTSVKIALEAGVDKNARSGKGKTALDYAKQLKWEHIIPVLEN
- a CDS encoding DUF4268 domain-containing protein, with the translated sequence MFSKQEAQQLKKEFWTAFGKSFPRKWLLYDTKIKDLSFKFYADNKKAEVSLDIEMKDEIFRNAYYEKIWSLEDILKDFIGDFQKEEYYTLDNGKIISRIWTEKQNVSIFNKNTWQEIFEFFQEKMDGFEQFYYEYEDFIKDV
- a CDS encoding RrF2 family transcriptional regulator — encoded protein: MLSKKSQYAFKALSYLVEKRNDGPVLISEIAEHKKIPLKFLENILLELKKADILDSKKGKGGGYFFRENPENVKLAKIIRLVNGPIAMLPCVSLNFYEKCEDCNEDHCGLHDVLIEVRDASLNILEKKTLMDLVD
- a CDS encoding sulfite exporter TauE/SafE family protein, which translates into the protein MIISRKIQIRLNVFLVTAAVLLITVLSMHELGYTDELLNILAKDNYIFYWMMLVGVFAEIVAGSMGMGYGVICTTTLLFLNIPPHIVSASIHSAESFTTAAGSLSHIKLKNVSKSLVKKLAVPAVIGAVIGAVSLTYLGEYYAKITKTIIAFYTLYLGIQILSNAFKEKQDRAMKRKTNLTRLGVIGGFIDSFAGGGWGPLVTGTLIKNAFTPRFAVGSSTVAKFILTITAAVTFFLTLGIQHWNIILGLLIGGIITAPFSAMLTAKLPVKKMFLVIGILVIVMSCITIYKSVFK
- a CDS encoding putative quinol monooxygenase: MNLHIVALFKFNENYLMDAVELFQKLVKETRKEEGCLQYDLIEDKDNKGTFFLVELWETVDHHTRHNGQDHLLDFRKEASKMMESSAEVYKGFKIY
- a CDS encoding T9SS type A sorting domain-containing protein, which translates into the protein MKTKLLLTSLFALSVQQTVLAQTDANGYTTVNMSMGASYQNRVFFDLSANNVVSQPANSWDVAFYRASATNFGTRVNDAYDIKVYQASANPADWNSITTNSIATYGAPLFNLDNTTSIQEGAFEQGSAAYGWGAYNPGNHHIEGKVIFIMQYASGASVKFMIEDYYGGYTFKYAKWNTATSSWDATQTKTVANGSDDAYFNYFSFTTGEKVPNLEPARASWDLMFTRYYTDYAYVDPQGNPQTMKYRMAGVIQNPNITVAKVRPETQETAVSTIPAANAFSSNITAIGHSWKPTSGVYNDAVYYIKQGSDYYRLYFISNEGMQTGNMYFKYKKITATLGITEVSKKASFGIYPNPTAADKKVTVLFDVKEKADNKGSIEVYDLTGKKVHSAELTNQAGLYKQDLNLSHLTAGNYLVKITFGGSTETKKLIVK
- a CDS encoding T9SS-dependent choice-of-anchor J family protein, whose translation is MKLKLLLGTLMFTAFTASAQLPTINENFDSFNTGIGNPLPQNGWTSVATGQRLYPDAANGNKYLQGYTFFSPNIPFYAITPQITVPDGTKSLSFSVALTTGSGGAGSIQAGLVSSNSDMSSFTALGSTVDITSTTPQTLTYTVPASAQQYIAFKFIGNANHAAILIDNVVYNTSSSLGVRDNNKSTGEIKFAVNADQTALEFITKKDPKNIQIYSAAGQKAAEGKLKGQKFDISGLHSGVYYMLIETAEGSVVKSKFIKK